One segment of Nostoc piscinale CENA21 DNA contains the following:
- the pstA gene encoding phosphate ABC transporter permease PstA, translating to MATSYQGNNFIDSSAEFTDNIEKRESLGKVFEIIFLLGLLIGLFILALLVFDICQDGLARFLTPGFLTETPSRFPDEGGIRPAIVGSILLAIIVMLVAVPIGVGAALYLEEYAPKAWWTAIIEINISNLAGVPSIVYGLLGLGVFNYLLGFGPALISGALTLSLLSLPVIIVTSREAIRAVPDSLRYASYGLGVTKWQTIYHHVIPYAIPGILTGVIISVSRAVGDAACLLVVGAVSFLTFDPGLFQRFMALPIQIFSYLSRPEPGFANSSAATIIVMMLLILVLNGIAIYVRQRFSITR from the coding sequence ATGGCTACAAGTTATCAAGGCAATAATTTTATCGATTCTAGTGCAGAATTCACCGATAATATTGAAAAAAGAGAGTCACTAGGTAAAGTATTTGAAATCATTTTTTTATTGGGGTTGTTGATTGGTTTATTTATTTTGGCATTACTGGTTTTTGATATTTGCCAAGATGGATTAGCCAGATTTTTAACCCCAGGTTTTTTAACAGAAACTCCGTCGCGGTTCCCGGATGAGGGAGGTATTCGACCCGCAATTGTGGGGAGTATTCTGTTAGCTATTATTGTGATGTTAGTCGCAGTGCCAATTGGTGTGGGAGCAGCTTTATATTTAGAAGAATACGCCCCTAAAGCTTGGTGGACTGCAATCATCGAAATTAATATTAGTAATCTTGCAGGTGTACCTTCGATTGTGTATGGGTTGCTGGGTTTAGGAGTATTTAATTATTTGCTAGGTTTTGGCCCGGCGTTAATTTCTGGAGCTTTAACTTTATCTTTGTTATCCTTACCAGTAATTATCGTGACATCCAGGGAAGCGATTCGTGCAGTTCCCGATTCTTTAAGATATGCTTCCTATGGTTTGGGTGTAACTAAATGGCAAACTATTTACCATCATGTTATTCCCTATGCGATTCCTGGGATATTAACAGGGGTAATTATTTCTGTATCTCGTGCTGTTGGTGATGCAGCTTGTTTACTTGTTGTTGGGGCTGTCAGTTTTCTGACTTTTGATCCTGGGTTATTCCAGAGATTTATGGCTTTACCAATTCAAATTTTTAGTTATCTGAGTCGCCCAGAACCAGGTTTTGCGAATTCATCAGCCGCAACAATTATTGTGATGATGCTGTTGATTTTAGTATTGAATGGTATAGCGATTTATGTTCGCCAACGCTTTTCAATAACTAGATAG
- a CDS encoding PEP-CTERM sorting domain-containing protein yields the protein MAKSNFLTTFSKLGLTLTTITAIGMATSHTAKAATLLSDNFNSENGGVGSLNYNAFTNWNVSGGTVDLIGNGFFDLFPGNGLYIDTDGSTNNAGRITSKTAFTFNPGDVVDISFDLGGARRRGQTNSVIVSLGSLFNETFTLPANQALTTISRTINVTTLTTANLAFEGVGGDNVGLILDNITLSRTTTSIPEPSAWLGVLALGALGTVSISKRQLQKVKAKA from the coding sequence ATGGCTAAATCAAATTTTCTTACCACATTCAGTAAATTAGGACTAACATTAACCACCATCACAGCGATAGGGATGGCAACATCTCATACAGCTAAAGCCGCCACCCTGCTGTCTGACAACTTTAATAGTGAAAATGGTGGTGTAGGAAGTTTAAACTACAATGCTTTTACTAACTGGAACGTTTCTGGTGGCACCGTTGACTTAATTGGGAATGGTTTTTTTGACTTATTCCCTGGTAACGGACTGTATATTGATACAGATGGCTCAACTAATAATGCTGGCAGAATTACATCAAAAACAGCATTTACATTTAATCCAGGAGATGTAGTTGACATAAGCTTCGATCTTGGTGGTGCTAGAAGACGAGGCCAAACTAACTCAGTAATTGTCTCTTTAGGCAGCTTGTTCAACGAAACATTCACCTTACCAGCTAACCAAGCTTTGACCACCATTAGCCGCACCATTAATGTCACCACACTCACCACTGCTAATTTAGCCTTTGAAGGTGTTGGTGGAGATAATGTTGGTTTAATTCTGGATAACATTACTTTGTCACGCACGACGACATCAATTCCTGAACCTAGTGCTTGGTTAGGTGTGTTAGCCTTGGGTGCTTTAGGTACAGTTTCAATATCTAAACGTCAACTCCAGAAAGTAAAAGCTAAAGCATAA
- a CDS encoding histone deacetylase, whose amino-acid sequence MLPVIYSDEFLNHKTGNYHPEKPERLTAIVTALKEAAFAEKIAWHAPTSVADKPLLMSLLLQAHSPAYVKKLGEIAASGGGYLDGDTPVSANSYDVALLAVSAWLDGVDVVLATENPAFVLARPPGHHAESNAGMGFCLFSNAAIAAFYALQQPDIKRVAILDWDVHHGNGTQAIVETHPQIAYCSLHQYPCYPGTGRASERGYHNNVLNVPLPPGSDITAYRPLVESKIFPFLQNFQPDLLIVSAGYDANAADPLASMNLLPEDYGLFTDYCLGITRKILFGLEGGYDFLTLSQSVLATIERCL is encoded by the coding sequence ATGCTACCAGTCATCTATTCTGATGAGTTTCTGAATCACAAGACGGGAAATTATCATCCAGAAAAACCAGAACGTCTAACGGCTATTGTTACAGCGTTAAAAGAAGCTGCGTTTGCCGAAAAAATTGCTTGGCATGCACCTACTTCCGTTGCCGACAAACCATTGCTGATGTCTTTATTATTACAAGCCCACAGTCCCGCTTACGTCAAAAAATTGGGAGAAATTGCGGCTAGTGGCGGTGGCTATCTTGATGGCGATACACCTGTTTCAGCCAATAGCTATGATGTGGCGTTGTTGGCGGTGAGTGCTTGGTTAGATGGTGTTGATGTTGTCTTAGCGACAGAAAATCCGGCTTTTGTGCTGGCGCGTCCACCGGGACATCATGCTGAAAGTAATGCTGGGATGGGTTTTTGTTTATTTTCTAATGCGGCGATCGCAGCTTTTTATGCGCTCCAACAACCAGATATTAAGCGTGTGGCAATTCTGGATTGGGATGTACATCATGGTAACGGAACTCAGGCGATCGTGGAAACTCACCCCCAAATTGCCTACTGTTCTCTGCATCAGTATCCTTGCTATCCTGGCACTGGTAGAGCTTCGGAACGTGGCTATCATAATAATGTTTTAAATGTGCCACTGCCCCCAGGTAGCGATATCACAGCTTATCGCCCACTGGTAGAAAGTAAAATATTCCCGTTTTTACAAAACTTTCAACCTGATTTATTAATTGTCAGCGCAGGTTACGATGCTAACGCTGCCGATCCTTTGGCAAGTATGAATTTACTTCCCGAAGATTATGGTTTATTTACTGATTATTGTTTGGGTATAACGCGGAAAATTCTATTTGGTTTAGAAGGTGGTTATGATTTTTTAACACTTTCTCAATCTGTGTTAGCCACAATTGAACGCTGTTTGTGA
- a CDS encoding SirB1 family protein: MNFSSARQYFYQEIQQPDEYINLAKAALYIAQEEYPNLDPEEYLNALDTMAQEVQERLPTPRYPLRLIQSLNQYLYDDLGFTGNSSNYYDPRNSFLNDVIDRRMGIPITLALVYLEIAHRIEFPMVGIGLPGHFLIRPDIPDMEIFVDAFNRGEVMFTEDCQERLTQMFQQPVNLKPEFLATVSNRQFLARMLTNLKYIYLKQQDLGKTLSAVERILLLFPTAMLEIRDRGLLYYQLGHYPQAVADLQNYLSKVPDAEDAVVIRRLLTELGKE; this comes from the coding sequence ATGAATTTCTCGTCAGCCAGACAATATTTTTACCAAGAGATTCAGCAACCTGACGAGTATATCAACTTGGCCAAGGCAGCACTATACATTGCCCAAGAAGAATATCCCAACCTTGACCCGGAAGAATATCTCAATGCCCTCGATACAATGGCACAAGAGGTTCAAGAACGTTTACCAACTCCACGCTATCCGTTGCGGTTGATTCAAAGCTTGAATCAGTATCTCTATGATGATTTGGGATTTACGGGCAATAGTAGCAACTACTACGACCCCCGCAACAGCTTTTTAAATGATGTGATTGACCGTCGGATGGGAATTCCCATCACTCTAGCACTGGTTTATCTGGAGATTGCCCACAGAATTGAGTTCCCGATGGTGGGGATAGGATTACCAGGACATTTTCTCATCCGTCCTGATATTCCTGATATGGAGATTTTTGTGGATGCTTTTAATCGGGGTGAGGTAATGTTTACAGAAGATTGTCAGGAACGACTCACCCAAATGTTTCAACAACCTGTCAACCTCAAACCCGAATTTTTAGCTACTGTCAGCAATCGGCAGTTTTTGGCGAGGATGCTGACGAATTTAAAATATATATATCTTAAACAGCAAGATTTGGGAAAAACGCTGTCTGCTGTAGAGCGAATTTTATTGTTATTTCCGACGGCGATGTTAGAAATCCGCGATCGCGGTCTGCTTTACTATCAATTAGGACATTACCCGCAAGCAGTCGCAGACTTACAAAATTACTTATCCAAAGTTCCTGATGCTGAAGATGCAGTGGTCATTCGACGGTTACTTACCGAACTGGGCAAGGAGTAA
- a CDS encoding choice-of-anchor L family PEP-CTERM protein — protein sequence MKSLRAFFKTGAFSLLGLGLVTAPAQAVNITTNSDPNVLVNNILGSGITISNATYQGASIASGIFTDGLASGIGIDSGIILTTGNAKLASGPNTSESASSSNKLPGDNDLSALISGVKTFDASVLEFEFTSTTGNLFFNYVFASEEYNEYVNSQYNDVFGFFLDGKNIALIPGSNTPVSINTVNGGYPFGSNATNPHLFNNNAFSDGGIYNLQYDGFTNVFTAQFLGLSAGVHRLKIAIADVGDYRYDSAVFIQAGTFSAGELPKPEVPEPTPVTQPEVPEPTPVSQPTTPVPTPVPVQQVPEPTTVLGVLASAVFGLTSLRKRTIVATKALR from the coding sequence ATGAAATCTCTCCGGGCTTTTTTCAAAACTGGTGCATTTTCTTTATTAGGCTTAGGATTAGTAACTGCACCTGCTCAAGCGGTCAATATTACTACTAACAGTGACCCGAATGTTTTAGTTAACAACATTTTAGGTTCAGGCATTACAATCTCTAATGCTACCTATCAAGGTGCATCCATAGCATCAGGAATCTTTACAGATGGTTTAGCTTCAGGTATCGGCATAGATAGTGGCATTATTCTGACCACTGGTAATGCAAAATTGGCATCTGGGCCAAATACTAGTGAGAGTGCATCTAGTAGCAACAAATTACCTGGCGATAATGACTTAAGTGCTTTAATTTCTGGTGTAAAAACCTTTGATGCTAGTGTACTGGAATTTGAATTTACATCCACAACTGGCAATTTATTTTTTAATTATGTTTTCGCTTCCGAAGAATATAACGAATACGTAAATTCTCAATATAACGATGTATTTGGCTTTTTCTTAGATGGTAAAAATATTGCCTTAATTCCTGGAAGCAATACCCCAGTTTCTATTAATACTGTTAATGGTGGTTATCCATTTGGTAGCAATGCCACCAATCCTCACTTATTTAATAATAATGCTTTCAGTGATGGTGGAATTTATAACCTGCAATATGATGGATTTACCAATGTATTTACTGCACAATTCTTGGGTTTAAGTGCAGGCGTACATCGATTGAAAATAGCAATTGCAGATGTGGGAGATTATCGTTACGATTCTGCGGTGTTTATTCAAGCAGGTACTTTTTCTGCTGGTGAACTGCCAAAACCAGAAGTACCAGAACCCACACCTGTTACGCAACCAGAAGTACCAGAACCTACACCCGTTTCTCAACCAACAACTCCTGTACCTACACCAGTCCCTGTACAACAAGTACCAGAACCCACCACTGTTTTAGGTGTATTGGCTAGTGCGGTCTTTGGTCTGACATCCCTCCGTAAGCGGACGATAGTAGCAACAAAAGCTCTCCGCTAA
- the pstC gene encoding phosphate ABC transporter permease subunit PstC has protein sequence MSTINHHNGFQEGSRRSLEKNPSEDITENIIATILFCCGLVSVLTTFGIVIIIFQVTFEFFQEVPLADFFLDTKWTPLFAERHFGIWPLIAGTFLTTLTAMAVAIPLGLSSAIYLSEYAQPKVAAILRPAVELLAGIPTVVYGYFALLFVTPFLRNFLPLEIFNAMSAGLMMGIMITPTVGSISLDAIQAVPNSLREGAYALGITKLESIFKVLLPAALSGITASIILGISRAVGETMTVVIAAGQQPKLTVNLMESVETMTAYMAQISGGDSPRGSLNFKTLYAVGAVLFLLTLALNIVSYWISHRFKEKYD, from the coding sequence ATGAGTACCATCAATCATCACAATGGTTTTCAGGAAGGTTCTAGGCGATCACTAGAAAAAAATCCATCCGAAGATATTACCGAAAACATTATAGCCACAATTTTATTTTGCTGTGGTTTAGTCTCGGTTTTAACAACATTTGGTATTGTCATTATTATCTTTCAGGTAACATTTGAGTTCTTCCAAGAAGTCCCATTAGCTGACTTTTTTCTCGATACTAAATGGACACCTTTATTTGCTGAAAGACATTTTGGCATTTGGCCATTAATTGCTGGGACTTTCTTAACTACTCTCACCGCTATGGCAGTGGCGATTCCTTTGGGTTTATCTTCCGCAATTTATTTAAGTGAATATGCCCAACCTAAAGTCGCCGCAATTTTGCGTCCAGCAGTAGAACTTTTAGCAGGGATACCAACAGTTGTATATGGATATTTTGCCCTGTTATTTGTTACCCCATTCCTGAGAAATTTCCTGCCTCTAGAAATCTTTAATGCTATGAGTGCAGGCTTAATGATGGGAATCATGATTACCCCGACAGTCGGTTCTATTAGTTTAGATGCTATCCAAGCCGTACCGAATTCTTTAAGAGAAGGTGCGTATGCTTTGGGAATCACTAAATTAGAGTCGATTTTTAAAGTGTTATTACCAGCAGCACTTTCAGGAATTACAGCTTCGATTATTTTAGGTATTTCCCGCGCTGTTGGTGAAACGATGACTGTAGTGATTGCTGCTGGACAACAGCCAAAACTGACTGTGAATTTGATGGAGTCAGTAGAAACGATGACAGCTTATATGGCACAAATTTCTGGTGGAGATAGCCCACGAGGAAGTCTCAATTTTAAAACTTTATATGCTGTCGGGGCTGTATTATTTCTGCTAACTTTGGCTTTAAACATTGTTAGCTACTGGATTTCCCATAGATTTAAAGAAAAATACGATTAA